The Roseibium sp. Sym1 nucleotide sequence GTCGGCGAACGATTCGAGAGCGATATCCAATGAAAGTCCTGTCTCCTCGGCAAATTCGCGCCGGGCGGCCTGGAGATAACTCTCACCGGGATCGAGAGTGCCGCCCGGGACCTGAAGGTCCGGGTCCGGATGATCCGGTTCGATGAACACCAGCAGCTGCGGTCCGCAGGTCAGGTAGACATAGGCCTTGTGATGGATTTTCACGGGCAAGTCCTTGAAAAAGCTATGCAACGTTCTTTGACGCCGACACGCGTTCGCGCAAGGCATTGAGCGGTGCGCCGAAGGCGGCGAAAAAAGTCTCCTCGTCCTGGGCCTTGGCCTCGAAAAGACCGATCCAGAAGAACCGGAACCGGATCGGGGCGCCGCCGCTGCTCGGGTGCATTTCGTAATGTTCCCAGGTGTCTTTCGGCCGGGCGGAAAGGCGGACATGATAATTGCGCCTGACATGGCGGCCCTTAAGCGGCCGGTCGGGCGGCGCGCGGAACTGGCCAACCGGCGGCAGGGTTTCAAACGGCAGATCCTGGCTGGAAAACTGATCGAAGGCGGCGTCAAGCTCCAGGCCGGTTTCCTCGGCGAATTCGCGCATCGCGCCGTGCAGGAAACTCTCGCCGGGATCCACGGTCCCACCGGGCACCTGCAGGCCGAGCCAGGGCGTGTCCGGCTCGTCAAAGACCAGAAGGTCGGTGCCGCAGGTCAGATAGACATAGGCCTTGTGATAGAGACGCATTCCCGGAAGGTCCTTTTCGCAATGCACCGTTTCCTATCAGGCTCCGCGGTTCGGCGTAAGGGCGGGCGCGTTTTCTTTGTGGCGTTTCAGACCTTGGCGCCTTTCTTGCCCGCGCCGAGAACGCCGGCATTCGCCGCATCGAGCGGCCAGCGCGGACGGGGCGACAGGGCCATGTCGTCGACGGGCCCGAGCCGCAGCCGTTCGATACCGGCCCAGGCGATCATGGCGGCATTGTCCGTGCACAGGCTCAGCGGCGGTGCGACAAAGCGCGCTCCGGCCGCGTCGGCAGCCGCCAGAAGGCTCCGGCGGATCTCCTGGTTCGCGGCCACGCCCCCGGCGACAACGATTGCTGGATCTGCGTCCGGATGGCGCTCCCTGAACAGCGCCAGTGCCGATTTGGTGCGCGCGGCCAGCACATCGGAAACCGAGCGTTGAAAGGCGGCGCAAAGGTCGGCAACCGTCTGGTCGTCGACCGGTTCCAGTTTCTTGGCCTGGGTTCTGAGCGCGGTCTTGAGACCGGCAAAGGACATGTCCAGTCCCGGCCGGTCGAGCAGCGGCCGCGGCAGCCGGAAACGGCTGACATCGCCCTTCGCGGCCATCTTCTCCACATGCGGACCGCCCGGATAGGGCAGCCCGAGCAGCTTGGCGGTCTTGTCGAAAGCCTCGCCGATGGCATCGTCGATGGTGGTGCCGAGCCGTTCATAGTCGCCGACGCCGCGGACCAGCAGGAACTGGCTGTGCCCGCCCGACACCAGCAGAAGCAGGAACGGGAACGCCAGGTCGTCGGTCAGCCGCGCGGTCAGGGCATGGCCTTCCAGGTGGTTGACGCCGACCAGCGGCTTGTTTGCTGCCATGGCGATCGCCTTGGCGGTCATGAAACCGACAATGACGCCGCCGATCAGGCCCGGGCCGGCCGTGGCGGCCACCGCGTCGATATCGTCCCACGAACAGCCGGCCTCATGCATCGCCTCGGCGACGATCCGATCGAGGATCTCGATATGGGCGCGGGCGGCAATTTCCGGTACGACGCCGCCGAATTCGGTGTGCTCGTCGATCTGCGAGCGGATCGTGCTGGAAAGGATCCTCTTGTCATCCGGACCGCGCACGACCGCCGCCGCGGTTTCGTCGCAACTGGTTTCTATGCCCAGAACCGTCAGATCGGTCGCATTGTCTTTTGATTTGACTGAGG carries:
- a CDS encoding NUDIX hydrolase; protein product: MRLYHKAYVYLTCGTDLLVFDEPDTPWLGLQVPGGTVDPGESFLHGAMREFAEETGLELDAAFDQFSSQDLPFETLPPVGQFRAPPDRPLKGRHVRRNYHVRLSARPKDTWEHYEMHPSSGGAPIRFRFFWIGLFEAKAQDEETFFAAFGAPLNALRERVSASKNVA
- the tsaD gene encoding tRNA (adenosine(37)-N6)-threonylcarbamoyltransferase complex transferase subunit TsaD codes for the protein MTSVKSKDNATDLTVLGIETSCDETAAAVVRGPDDKRILSSTIRSQIDEHTEFGGVVPEIAARAHIEILDRIVAEAMHEAGCSWDDIDAVAATAGPGLIGGVIVGFMTAKAIAMAANKPLVGVNHLEGHALTARLTDDLAFPFLLLLVSGGHSQFLLVRGVGDYERLGTTIDDAIGEAFDKTAKLLGLPYPGGPHVEKMAAKGDVSRFRLPRPLLDRPGLDMSFAGLKTALRTQAKKLEPVDDQTVADLCAAFQRSVSDVLAARTKSALALFRERHPDADPAIVVAGGVAANQEIRRSLLAAADAAGARFVAPPLSLCTDNAAMIAWAGIERLRLGPVDDMALSPRPRWPLDAANAGVLGAGKKGAKV